The region CCTTGCCTTCGGCAAGCATACAGAACTTGAGCGACGAACCGACGGAGGTGTAGTCCGTGACACCATGCCCGACGAGAAACGCCTCGGTTTCGGCGCTGTTGTGCGAGCGGCTGGCAACCGCCGTGAGAACCGGCCCGCGCGTACGCACGCGTATGGCTTGGCGGTCCTCGATCGCGGCCCTGTCGCCAAAAAGCAGCTTCTCCGCCCTGCCTTTGTCTGCGACATAGGCGCAGCGCTGCGCCGGCGCATAGACGATGCCGGCGATTGGGACACTGCCCTCGATAAGCGCGATATTGACGGTGAAGTCATTGCGACGGTTGATGAATTCCTTCGTCCCGTCGAGGGGATCGACCAGAAAGAAAGCGCTGCTGCCGATATCTGGAATCCGGCCCGAAGCCACGGCTTCCTCAGCGATGACGGGAATGTGCGGAAAGGCCGCCGAAAGCCTTTCGAGGATGATGGCCTCCGCACGTTCATCCGCCTCAGTCACGGGCGAATGATCGTTCTTGTAGCAGACATTGGCGCCGGCCTCGTAAACCTCGAGGATCGCAGCGCCGGCATCAAGCGCAATGCGTTCGAGCAGTTCACAGAGCGGCGTCATTTCTCCTCCATCATCCTGTCGAGGAATTCCTCGATCTTCAGCGCAAGCGCGGTCGGGTCTTGACCGACCGTCTTGAGATGCAGTTCCGCGTTTTCCGGTACCTCATAGGGAGAGGAGACGCCGGTGAAGTTTGCAATCTTGCCAGCGAGCGCCTTCTCGTAGAGTCCCTTCGGATCGCGGCGCGCACACTCTTCGAGCGGCGTGTCGACGAAAACTTCGATGAACTCGCCCTCGTCCATCAGTTCGCGCGCCATTCGCCGTTCATCGCGGAAAGGCGAAATGAAGGAGACGAGCACGATCAGGCCGGCATCGGCCATGAGCTTCGCCACCTCCGCCACGCGGCGAATGTTCTCGACGCGGTCCGCTTCAGTGAAACCTAGGTCGCGGTTGAGGCCGTGGCGGACGTTATCGCCGTCGAGCAGATACGTGTGTTTGCCACGCGCGTGCAGAAGTCGGTCGAGCTCGTTCGCGATGGTCGATTTGCCCGAGCCGGAAAGTCCGGTGAACCAAAGAACCGCCGGACGCTGGTGCTTCATCGCGCTGCGGGCGATCTTATTGACTTCGAGCGCGTGCCAATGGACGTTATCTGCGCGGCGAAGCGGAAAGTCGATCATGCCGGCGCCGACGGTCGCGTTGGTCACCCGATCGACGAAGATGAAGTTGCCGGTCGCCCTGTTGTCCTTGTAGGCATCGAAGGCGATCGGCGTCTGCGTCGAAATATTACAGACGCCCACCTCGTTCATCTGCAGCGACTTGGCGGCCTCACGAGCGAAGCTGTTGATGTTCACCTGATGCTTGAGCGCGGTGACCGTGGCGCTGACGCTGTCCGTCTCCGTCCGTAAGATGTAGCTTCGCCCGGGCATCATCGCATTGGCGTCGAACCAGATCACATGCGCCTGGAACTGGTCCGATACGAACGGCCTCGAGGCCGGCGCGACAAGCATGTTGCCCCGCGACGCATCCACCTCGTCCGAAAGGACAAGCGTCACCGCCTCGCCTTCTGCTGCTGCCGTCAGATTCCCGTCATGCGTGACGATCGCCTTCACCGACGAGCGCTGTCCGGATTTCGCGACGACGACCGGGTCGCCAACCGAGATCCTGCCGGACGAGACCTGCCCGGCATAGCCGCGGAAATCCGCGTTCGGCCGCATGACGAGCTGAACCGGGAAGCGGAAAGGACTTTCCTTATTGGCAGGGGCGATTTCGACCGACTCGAGATATTCAAGAAGCGCCGGCCCTCTATACCAGGGCGTGTTCTCAGACGCCGAAATAACATTGTCCCCGAACCGGGCGGAAATCGGAATGGGCTGGACGCTGACAAAGCCCAGTTCCTTGGCGAAGACCATGTAGTCGGCGACGATCTCGTCAAACACCTGCTGGCGGAAATCGACGAGATCGATCTTGTTGACCGCCAGCACGACATGACGGATGCCGAGCAGCGACGCGATATAGGAGTGGCGCCTAGTCTGCTGGAGTATGCCCTGGCGACTATCGATGAGGATCACCGCGAGATCGGCCGTCGAGGCCCCTGTGACCATGTTACGCGTATATTCTTCATGGCCGGGCGTGTCGGCGACGATGAATTTGCGTTTTGAGGTCGAGAAATAGCGGTAGGCGACGTCGATGGTGATGCCCTGCTCCCGCTCGGCCTCAAGCCCATCCAGGAGCAGCGCGAGGTCAATCTCCTCGCCATTGGCGCCGGCGCGAGGACCGACGCGTCCGAGGTTTGCCAACTGATCTTCGAAAACCAGCTTGGCGTCGAAGAGCAACCGACCGATCAGCGTCGACTTGCCGTCGTCGACCGAACCGCAGGTGATGAATCTCAGGATCGATTTGTTGTCGTGATCGGCGAGATGCGCCAGTATGTCATGCGGCGGCACGGAATGAAGATACGACATCAGAAGTACCCCTCGCGCTTCTTTTTCTCCATTGCGCCAGCTTCATCCTTATCGATCAGCCGGCTCTGTCGCTCGGACGTGCGCACCGTCAACATTTCGCGCAAAATGTCGGGAAGTGTGGCGGCTTCGGATTCGACCGCGCCCGTCAGGGGATAGCAGCCAAGCGTGCGGAAGCGAACCATCCGGTTCATGACCTGTTCCTGTGGCTGCAGCGGCATACGATCGTCGTCGACCATGATCAGCATGCCGTCCCGCTCGACGACCGGCCGCCGCGCCGCGAAATAGAGCGGCACGATCGGAATGTTTTCCCGCAGGATATATTGCCAGATGTCGAATTCGGTCCAATTGGAAAGCGGAAATACGCGCATCGTCTCGCCCTGACCGACGCGCGTGTTATAGGTCTTCCACATTTCGGGACGCTGGCGCTTCGGATCCCATCCGTGCTGGGCGTTGCGAATGGAGAACATGCGCTCCTTGGCCCGTGACTTCTCCTCGTCTCGCCGTGCGCCTGCGAGCGCAGCGTCAAATCCGTATTTCTCCAACGCTTGGCGCAGCGCAACCGTCTTCATGACATGCGTATGGACATTCGACCCATGCGAGAAAGGGCCAATGCCCTGATCGACGCCGTCCTGGTTGACGTGAACCAAAAGATCGAAGCCACGCTCCCGCGCCATTCGGTCGCGGAATTCGATCATTTCCCGAAACTTCCATCTGGTATCCACATGGAGAAAGGGAAAAGGCGGCTTAGCGGGAAAAAACGCCTTGATTGCAAGATGCAACAAAACGGACGAGTCTTTCCCAATGGAATAAAGCACTACCGGATTTGAAAACGTTGCGACTACTTCTCGGATTGTATGAATTGCTTCAGATTCAAGCCGGCGAAGATGGGGAAGAGACATGCCACAATCCCTCTAAACTTTAAAAAATAAAATTTATGCTATGCATTTATATGAATTTGTCATCCACGACGGATCAGCCGCAGATGTAATTGATCAAATCAGTTGCGGCGATAAACATCGCCTTGTCGGCATTAGCCGCATTTAAGCGCTATATCGCTAATATTTCAAGTAACAAGGAAAAATCTATCTCGTGCAGGACGAGAGACGCGAAAATCGCCACGACTTCTCGCAATCAGGAAGAACCCGCCCGCGTCTTCAGGATCGCGGAAAAGCGCGGGTCGAAGGTGCGGCTGATGGGTTCCGCGGCGGCGCCGATCGCCACCGCCCAGGGATCCGTGAAACCCAGTTGCAGGCGCGGCACGGTGCGTGTCCGCCGCTCGGCGATCGAGGGCAGCAGCGGGCGGATCGCATCCGTCAGGAGGCGTGCGAGACCGGAAGGCATGCCGCCACACAAGATAATCGTTTGCGGATCAAAGACGGTCTCTAGAATCTGAATGACGGCCCGCAACTCGAAGGCCGCATCGGCAATCCAACCTGCAACGCGCGAGTCCGGCGCCGCCGCAGCAGCCTCGATCCGGCGATAGAGATCAGGGTCTGCAGGGTCGAGATCCAGGATCTTGGAAAGCGAAGCGATGGAAGCTCGATGTTCGAGCGGCGCACTTGGGCCGCCGGTCACGTTCCGCGGCGGGCTGAGGATCATGCCGATCTCGCCGGCATTGCCGTGGGCGCCGCGGTAAAGTTCGCCATTCAGGATCAAACCGGCACCGAGACCATAACCGAGATAGATGCAGATCGCCTGATCCAGCCCATGGGCAGCCCCGACCATCTTTTCCGCCGTCGCCGCGGCCGCCGCATCATTTTGCAGGCGCACGTCGAGGCCCGTTCCTGCCGACAGCGTATCCAGCAAAGGGAAGCTCTGCCACGCGGCCATCATCCAGGGATCATCGGCATCTGCCTCGACGCCGAACGGTCCGGGCATCGCGACCCCGAGGCCGACGAACCGATCTTTGGATTGGGGTGCGATCGTTGCCAGTTCGCTACGGGTTTCATCGATCAAGGTCAAAATCGTTTCGACACCTTTTTCCGGCCCTCCGGCCGGCAGGTTTGCCTCGCCTCGTGCAAGCACCGTCCCGACGAGGTCGACCGCGATCGTCCGCGTCACATGGCGGTCGATCTGCAGCCCGATAGCAAAGGCGCCTTCCGGCACCAGCCGGTAGGGCGTCGAGGGCTGTCCCCTGCCCCTGCGCACAGCGGCGAGAGAAGTGACCAGGCCGTCGTTTTCAAGCTCGTCAATGATGTTCGAAACGGTCTGCTTGGTGAGTGCCGTTGCCCGCGCAAGGTCGGCCCGTGACAACTGCCCGTTCAGCCGCAGAGCGTCGATCATGACGCGTCGGTTGTGGGCACTCGTCCCCTCCTGATTGGTGCCGCTCTTGGCCCGGATCGGGCGCATCTCGTTCATCCACAAATCCCTCTTGACACTGTTAGAATATTGAACAAGAAATAAGTCAAGACAATTGACTTAATAAGAGGTCGCAAGAAACCTCGGGGGAACGCAAGCGGCAGGAAAAGCTGCAAACGCTCCGATTGATTTGCCGACGGCCGCTAGCTTGAGCGGCAGATTTCTTCCATTCGGCGTACCCGCTCGGGCCGCCGCGAAGACTGAACGATCAGTTACAGGAGGCAGCAATGTTGAAAACCACACGCAACGCTCTGATCGGTGCGACACTCATCGGCGTCACCTTCACCGGCCATGCCTATGCGGAAACCACGCTGAACGCGCTGTTCATGGCGCAGGCGGCCTATAGCGAAGCCGACGTCCGCGCAATGACGGAGGCCTTCACCAAGGCCAATCCGGACGTGAAGGTCAATCTGGAATTCGTCCCTTATGAGGGGCTGCACGACAAGACCGTGCTGGCGCAAGGTTCCGGCGGCGGTTACGACGTCGTCCTGTTCGACGTGATCTGGCCAGCGGAATACGCCACCAACAATGTGCTCGTCGATGTCACCGATCGCATTACCGATGAAATGAAAAAAGGTATCCTGCCGGGAGCTTGGACCACGGTCGAATATAACGGCAAACGATACGGCATGCCGTGGATCCTCGACACGAAGTATCTCTTCTACAACAAGGAAATCCTTGAGAAAGCGGGCATCAAGGCACCGCCGAAAACCTGGGATGAGCTTGCCGCACAGGCGAAGACGATCAAGGACAAGGGCCTGCTCGCGAACCCGATCGCCTGGAGCTGGGCTCAGGCCGAGGCAGCAATCTGCGACTACACG is a window of Sinorhizobium numidicum DNA encoding:
- the cysQ gene encoding 3'(2'),5'-bisphosphate nucleotidase CysQ; this translates as MTPLCELLERIALDAGAAILEVYEAGANVCYKNDHSPVTEADERAEAIILERLSAAFPHIPVIAEEAVASGRIPDIGSSAFFLVDPLDGTKEFINRRNDFTVNIALIEGSVPIAGIVYAPAQRCAYVADKGRAEKLLFGDRAAIEDRQAIRVRTRGPVLTAVASRSHNSAETEAFLVGHGVTDYTSVGSSLKFCMLAEGKADVYPRFGRTMEWDTAAGDAVLQAAGGSVVRLDGSRLLYGKRMQEGDSDFANPHFVAWANMAPASPAQC
- the cysN gene encoding sulfate adenylyltransferase subunit CysN; this translates as MSYLHSVPPHDILAHLADHDNKSILRFITCGSVDDGKSTLIGRLLFDAKLVFEDQLANLGRVGPRAGANGEEIDLALLLDGLEAEREQGITIDVAYRYFSTSKRKFIVADTPGHEEYTRNMVTGASTADLAVILIDSRQGILQQTRRHSYIASLLGIRHVVLAVNKIDLVDFRQQVFDEIVADYMVFAKELGFVSVQPIPISARFGDNVISASENTPWYRGPALLEYLESVEIAPANKESPFRFPVQLVMRPNADFRGYAGQVSSGRISVGDPVVVAKSGQRSSVKAIVTHDGNLTAAAEGEAVTLVLSDEVDASRGNMLVAPASRPFVSDQFQAHVIWFDANAMMPGRSYILRTETDSVSATVTALKHQVNINSFAREAAKSLQMNEVGVCNISTQTPIAFDAYKDNRATGNFIFVDRVTNATVGAGMIDFPLRRADNVHWHALEVNKIARSAMKHQRPAVLWFTGLSGSGKSTIANELDRLLHARGKHTYLLDGDNVRHGLNRDLGFTEADRVENIRRVAEVAKLMADAGLIVLVSFISPFRDERRMARELMDEGEFIEVFVDTPLEECARRDPKGLYEKALAGKIANFTGVSSPYEVPENAELHLKTVGQDPTALALKIEEFLDRMMEEK
- a CDS encoding ROK family transcriptional regulator, encoding MNEMRPIRAKSGTNQEGTSAHNRRVMIDALRLNGQLSRADLARATALTKQTVSNIIDELENDGLVTSLAAVRRGRGQPSTPYRLVPEGAFAIGLQIDRHVTRTIAVDLVGTVLARGEANLPAGGPEKGVETILTLIDETRSELATIAPQSKDRFVGLGVAMPGPFGVEADADDPWMMAAWQSFPLLDTLSAGTGLDVRLQNDAAAAATAEKMVGAAHGLDQAICIYLGYGLGAGLILNGELYRGAHGNAGEIGMILSPPRNVTGGPSAPLEHRASIASLSKILDLDPADPDLYRRIEAAAAAPDSRVAGWIADAAFELRAVIQILETVFDPQTIILCGGMPSGLARLLTDAIRPLLPSIAERRTRTVPRLQLGFTDPWAVAIGAAAEPISRTFDPRFSAILKTRAGSS
- the cysD gene encoding sulfate adenylyltransferase subunit CysD, translating into MSLPHLRRLESEAIHTIREVVATFSNPVVLYSIGKDSSVLLHLAIKAFFPAKPPFPFLHVDTRWKFREMIEFRDRMARERGFDLLVHVNQDGVDQGIGPFSHGSNVHTHVMKTVALRQALEKYGFDAALAGARRDEEKSRAKERMFSIRNAQHGWDPKRQRPEMWKTYNTRVGQGETMRVFPLSNWTEFDIWQYILRENIPIVPLYFAARRPVVERDGMLIMVDDDRMPLQPQEQVMNRMVRFRTLGCYPLTGAVESEAATLPDILREMLTVRTSERQSRLIDKDEAGAMEKKKREGYF